One Candidatus Binatia bacterium DNA window includes the following coding sequences:
- the nth gene encoding endonuclease III, with protein sequence MGAVKDVRARAGRFPIRKVLSILRKESSRWNAPVVTAFARHLRDPYRVLVGCLLSLRTKDETTGPACERLFALASTPEEMVRLSPRTIENAIFPVGFYRTKARTILEISRTLIERYGGKVPDDLDELLSLKGVGRKTANLVLTEGFRKPGICVDTHVHRISNRWGFVRTKNPVETEAALRRVLPKRYWIEYNALLVAFGQTICKPTSPLCSRCPVEQYCAKVGVRRAR encoded by the coding sequence GTGGGAGCGGTCAAGGACGTTCGGGCCCGAGCGGGCCGGTTTCCCATCCGGAAGGTTCTTTCCATCCTGCGAAAGGAGTCGTCCCGGTGGAACGCGCCCGTCGTCACGGCCTTCGCGCGGCATCTCCGGGACCCGTACCGCGTGCTCGTCGGCTGTCTTCTGAGCCTCCGGACCAAGGACGAAACCACGGGCCCGGCCTGCGAGCGGCTTTTCGCCCTCGCCTCGACTCCGGAAGAAATGGTCCGACTTTCTCCCCGCACGATCGAAAATGCCATCTTCCCGGTGGGTTTCTACCGCACCAAGGCCCGGACCATCCTGGAGATCTCGCGCACTCTGATCGAGCGGTACGGGGGAAAGGTCCCCGACGACCTGGACGAGCTTCTTTCCTTGAAAGGCGTCGGTCGAAAGACCGCGAACCTGGTGCTGACCGAAGGTTTCCGAAAGCCGGGGATCTGCGTGGACACGCACGTGCACCGGATCTCGAACCGCTGGGGATTCGTGCGTACGAAGAACCCCGTGGAAACCGAAGCCGCCCTCCGGCGCGTTCTGCCCAAGCGGTACTGGATCGAGTACAACGCGCTGCTCGTGGCCTTCGGTCAGACGATCTGCAAGCCCACTTCGCCCCTCTGCAGCCGGTGTCCCGTCGAGCAGTACTGCGCGAAGGTGGGAGTGCGCAGGGCCCGGTGA
- a CDS encoding ABC transporter permease yields MTGSKSVAARVAKSRAVSTAAALLAGLVTSALFVALTGRSPVRAFSALFSGALGSLDGLSEVAVKSCPLVLCGLAVALAFRAGLWNIGAEGQLLAGALAAAWVGPLWKGAPGLRAVAVTLCAASAAGAFWAWLAGLLRVKRGVNEVIGTIMLNFVAAALVGWVVQGPLMEPGGAYPQTEALPPAARLPRLFPGLRLHAGVFLALLGAALLGLVLRRTVFGFGVRAAGENPTAARVAGISVERLWLGTMALSGALAGLAGGIEVSAVTYRLYENFSPGYGFTGIAVALLGRLDPFGVLLAGLFFGVLEAGSNAMQRNADVSSVLVFVVQATVILFLVALERRREG; encoded by the coding sequence GTGACCGGAAGCAAGAGCGTGGCCGCCCGAGTCGCGAAATCGCGAGCCGTTTCGACAGCGGCTGCGCTCCTCGCGGGGCTCGTGACGAGCGCCCTTTTCGTCGCTCTCACGGGCCGAAGCCCCGTTCGCGCCTTCTCGGCTCTTTTCTCCGGGGCCCTGGGGTCGCTCGACGGACTTTCGGAGGTGGCGGTGAAGTCCTGCCCGCTGGTTCTCTGCGGTCTTGCCGTGGCGCTCGCCTTCCGTGCGGGGCTCTGGAACATCGGCGCCGAGGGGCAGCTCCTCGCCGGTGCCCTCGCGGCTGCGTGGGTCGGCCCGCTCTGGAAAGGGGCGCCGGGGCTCCGGGCCGTGGCTGTCACGCTTTGCGCGGCTTCGGCGGCCGGTGCGTTCTGGGCGTGGCTCGCGGGCCTTCTCCGCGTGAAGCGAGGGGTGAACGAGGTCATCGGCACCATCATGCTCAACTTCGTCGCCGCGGCGCTCGTGGGTTGGGTCGTCCAGGGACCTCTCATGGAACCGGGCGGAGCGTATCCCCAAACGGAAGCCCTCCCTCCCGCGGCGCGGCTTCCACGCCTCTTCCCGGGACTCCGGCTTCACGCGGGTGTCTTTCTCGCCCTTCTTGGCGCGGCACTTCTCGGGCTCGTCTTGCGCCGGACGGTTTTCGGCTTCGGCGTGCGTGCCGCGGGCGAGAATCCCACCGCCGCCCGGGTGGCGGGAATTTCCGTCGAGAGACTCTGGCTCGGGACCATGGCTCTCAGCGGTGCGCTCGCGGGCCTCGCCGGCGGAATCGAAGTCTCGGCCGTCACGTACCGGCTCTACGAGAACTTCTCTCCCGGTTACGGTTTCACGGGCATTGCCGTGGCACTCCTCGGAAGGCTCGACCCTTTCGGCGTTCTCCTGGCAGGCCTTTTCTTCGGCGTCCTCGAGGCGGGTTCCAACGCCATGCAGCGGAACGCGGACGTGTCGTCGGTCCTCGTTTTCGTCGTGCAGGCCACGGTCATTCTCTTCCTCGTCGCTCTCGAGAGGCGCAGGGAGGGCTAG
- a CDS encoding twitching motility protein PilT — protein sequence MGSRSRQKTPVKVLLDTHILLWWFGDPKRLSRRQRAVVESAGRDSPLMVSEISLWEIATLVQSGRVSLDLPLREWLERATAPPLVRRLGVSPAVAAAAAALPASFPGDPADRIIVATARVEGATVLTQDERIRRARVVPTLG from the coding sequence ATGGGAAGCCGAAGCCGGCAGAAAACCCCGGTGAAGGTCCTTCTCGATACGCACATCCTGCTCTGGTGGTTCGGCGACCCGAAAAGACTCTCTCGCAGGCAGCGGGCTGTCGTCGAGTCCGCGGGAAGGGACTCGCCGCTGATGGTTTCGGAGATTTCCCTCTGGGAAATCGCAACTCTCGTGCAGTCGGGGCGCGTGAGCCTGGATCTCCCCCTCCGAGAGTGGCTCGAGCGCGCCACGGCTCCTCCCCTGGTGAGGAGGCTCGGCGTTTCTCCCGCCGTCGCGGCCGCCGCAGCTGCGCTTCCGGCCTCGTTCCCCGGGGACCCCGCCGACCGGATCATCGTCGCAACTGCCAGGGTCGAAGGCGCGACGGTGCTCACCCAGGACGAGAGAATCCGCCGCGCCAGGGTCGTGCCCACGTTGGGCTGA
- a CDS encoding ABC transporter permease, with protein MEAFVSALLQSTVKMAVPLLLASVGELVSQRAGVINVGLEGKILVAAFAAMAVAYFSGSPWAGVLAGVAASLLLAVLSGFLMVVLAADQVIVGTALNLLALGLTGVGYRAAFGVTGAALTVPPLPAWPLPWVSELPWVGPALFSRTVLGYLTALALVLVWFFLFRTRAGLRLRAVGENPEAADAEGVPVVRTRFFAVLACGAFAGLAGSYLSVVYARTFVEGMSAGRGFLALAIVVFGRWSPLGALFGALLFGMATALQFHFQALALDVPYHLLLAFPYAVTLAVLAVAGARGADAPRALGVPYARRGA; from the coding sequence GTGGAAGCCTTCGTTTCGGCTCTCCTGCAGTCGACCGTGAAGATGGCCGTCCCGCTTCTTCTCGCGTCGGTGGGAGAGCTCGTCTCGCAGAGAGCGGGGGTCATCAACGTGGGGCTCGAGGGGAAGATCCTCGTCGCTGCCTTCGCCGCGATGGCGGTCGCGTACTTTTCGGGTTCGCCCTGGGCCGGAGTCCTGGCTGGGGTCGCCGCGAGCCTCCTGCTCGCGGTTCTCTCGGGCTTTCTCATGGTCGTGCTCGCGGCCGATCAGGTCATCGTGGGGACCGCGCTCAACCTCCTGGCGCTCGGGCTCACGGGGGTGGGCTACCGTGCGGCCTTCGGTGTGACGGGTGCCGCGCTCACGGTGCCGCCGCTTCCGGCCTGGCCTCTCCCCTGGGTTTCCGAGCTTCCCTGGGTCGGTCCGGCTCTCTTTTCCCGGACCGTGCTCGGGTATCTCACGGCGCTCGCTCTCGTTCTCGTCTGGTTTTTTCTTTTCCGAACTCGAGCGGGCTTGCGGCTTCGCGCGGTGGGCGAGAATCCCGAGGCCGCGGACGCCGAAGGCGTTCCCGTCGTGCGGACGCGCTTTTTTGCCGTCCTCGCTTGCGGCGCGTTCGCAGGCCTGGCCGGGTCGTACCTCTCGGTCGTCTACGCGCGCACGTTCGTCGAGGGCATGTCGGCGGGACGCGGATTTCTCGCTCTTGCCATCGTCGTCTTCGGCCGCTGGTCTCCCCTGGGCGCTCTTTTCGGCGCGCTCCTTTTCGGGATGGCCACGGCACTCCAGTTCCACTTCCAGGCTCTCGCCCTGGACGTTCCCTACCACCTCCTTCTGGCCTTTCCCTACGCCGTGACACTGGCCGTCCTCGCCGTCGCGGGAGCGCGCGGGGCCGACGCTCCGCGGGCGCTCGGCGTGCCGTACGCGAGGCGGGGAGCGTGA
- a CDS encoding ABC transporter: MARPVRLELAGVRKAFGEVLALDDVRFEVRAGEVHALLGENGAGKTTLMRCVYGLERPDAGKMVFEGREGWPRNPREARALGISMVHQHFTLVERLTVAENLVLALPGKGLRYDARSAARLASGVAARFGLEIGEPGERVENLSVGTKQRIEIVKALLGSPGLLVLDEPTAVLTPDEVEQLFRVLGRLRSEGVAIVFITHKLREVSAIADRVTVLRRGRIVAERETGETSEDELAALMVGEDVPRARKSRPPEETDVLRARGLRLSPSGEAFDLRVRRGEVLGIAGVDGNGQRELFSVLAGLAPPLAGELFVRGVPVRSFSPASLQRLGIAVVPPERRTEGLVLGMSVAENLVLHRVLLERFARWGWLRLRAVDEFAREEVRRFRIQVSSVRERVSVLSGGNQQRLVVARALATDPEVLVAVNPTRGLDVAATQSVHRLLVEHAEAGHGVLLVSTDLDEVLALSDRVSVLYRHALRGNLERPFEAREVGRLMAGLS; encoded by the coding sequence ATGGCGCGACCGGTACGGCTCGAGCTTGCGGGCGTACGGAAAGCGTTCGGCGAGGTCCTCGCACTCGACGACGTGCGATTCGAGGTCCGCGCGGGCGAAGTGCACGCACTCCTCGGGGAGAACGGAGCCGGGAAGACGACGCTCATGCGGTGCGTCTACGGCCTCGAGCGGCCCGACGCGGGAAAGATGGTCTTCGAGGGGCGAGAGGGCTGGCCCCGCAACCCGCGGGAAGCCCGCGCTCTCGGCATTTCCATGGTCCACCAGCACTTCACGCTCGTCGAACGCCTCACGGTGGCCGAGAACCTCGTGCTTGCCCTTCCGGGCAAGGGTCTCCGCTACGACGCGCGCTCCGCCGCCCGGCTCGCCTCGGGAGTGGCAGCTCGGTTCGGTCTCGAGATCGGCGAGCCCGGCGAACGCGTGGAAAACCTTTCCGTGGGCACGAAGCAGCGTATCGAGATCGTGAAGGCACTCCTGGGCTCGCCCGGGCTTCTCGTCCTCGACGAGCCCACGGCCGTGCTCACCCCCGACGAGGTGGAACAGCTTTTTCGCGTCCTCGGGCGGCTGCGTTCGGAGGGGGTGGCGATCGTGTTCATCACGCACAAGCTGCGGGAAGTTTCCGCCATCGCGGACAGGGTGACCGTCCTGCGCAGGGGTCGAATCGTCGCCGAACGCGAGACGGGCGAGACTTCCGAAGACGAGCTCGCGGCCCTCATGGTCGGAGAGGACGTTCCACGTGCCCGGAAATCCCGCCCCCCGGAAGAGACGGACGTTCTGCGCGCCCGGGGACTCAGGCTTTCCCCGAGTGGCGAGGCGTTCGACCTTCGCGTGCGTCGCGGCGAGGTGCTCGGGATTGCCGGCGTCGACGGCAACGGCCAGCGCGAGCTTTTCTCCGTCCTGGCCGGTCTTGCGCCACCTTTGGCGGGTGAGCTTTTCGTGCGCGGGGTGCCCGTTCGGTCCTTCTCTCCCGCTTCGCTCCAGAGGCTCGGGATAGCGGTGGTTCCGCCCGAGCGGCGGACCGAAGGGCTCGTGCTCGGCATGTCGGTCGCCGAGAACCTGGTCCTCCATCGGGTCCTTCTCGAACGGTTCGCCCGATGGGGTTGGCTCCGACTTCGAGCCGTGGACGAGTTCGCCCGCGAAGAGGTGCGGCGCTTCCGAATCCAGGTTTCGTCGGTGCGAGAGCGTGTCTCCGTGCTTTCCGGGGGCAACCAGCAGCGGCTCGTCGTGGCGAGAGCGCTCGCGACCGATCCCGAAGTGCTCGTGGCCGTGAACCCCACGCGTGGTCTCGACGTCGCCGCGACGCAATCCGTGCACCGCCTTCTCGTCGAGCACGCCGAGGCCGGTCACGGCGTGCTTCTGGTCTCGACCGACCTCGACGAGGTCCTCGCGCTCAGCGATCGTGTCTCGGTGCTCTACCGCCACGCGCTGCGCGGAAACCTCGAGCGTCCCTTCGAGGCTCGCGAAGTGGGGCGCCTCATGGCGGGACTCTCGTGA
- a CDS encoding inositol 2-dehydrogenase produces MAKVGIGLVGTGKHGLRYARHIREDFGDRAELVAISRRNAEVLERQAADFGCEGYRDYRDLVRSPRVHAVVAVVPPTVVPEICAAAAEARKPLLLEKPAAPSVAAGREMAERVRRAGIPVMVAHTLRYNSVVRALREALPEIGTLHALRLSQRFEPSPLDWIDDPRRAGGGMILHTGVHSFDLLWWFTGLEVERVSCEMERVVTRATEDNFSATLRLRSGVLASVAGSRATKSRTGPIEIVGSAGLLQGDHVHGTASIVRGTELRPLPVEPPVPTVREVLRDFLGVVGEGKRVPIPLEDGLRAVAVAEACYLAFRAGETVPVPPIV; encoded by the coding sequence ATGGCGAAGGTCGGCATCGGTCTCGTGGGAACGGGGAAGCACGGGCTTCGCTACGCCCGGCATATCCGGGAGGACTTCGGCGATCGGGCCGAGCTCGTCGCGATCTCTCGTCGGAACGCCGAAGTCCTCGAACGTCAGGCTGCGGACTTCGGGTGCGAGGGCTATCGTGACTACCGCGATCTCGTCCGTTCGCCTCGTGTCCACGCCGTCGTGGCCGTGGTACCCCCGACCGTGGTTCCCGAGATTTGCGCGGCCGCGGCGGAGGCCCGCAAACCCCTCCTTCTGGAAAAGCCTGCCGCGCCTTCCGTGGCCGCGGGGCGGGAGATGGCCGAGCGCGTTCGGCGTGCCGGGATTCCCGTCATGGTGGCGCACACGCTCCGCTACAACTCCGTCGTCCGGGCGCTCCGGGAGGCACTTCCCGAGATCGGAACGCTCCACGCTCTTCGCCTGAGCCAGAGGTTCGAGCCCTCCCCGCTCGACTGGATCGACGACCCGCGGCGAGCCGGCGGGGGCATGATCCTCCACACGGGGGTCCACAGTTTCGACCTGCTCTGGTGGTTCACGGGCCTGGAGGTGGAGCGGGTGAGTTGCGAGATGGAGCGCGTCGTCACGCGCGCCACCGAAGACAACTTCTCGGCGACGCTGCGGCTCCGGTCGGGCGTTCTCGCTTCGGTGGCGGGTTCGCGCGCCACGAAGAGTCGCACGGGCCCGATCGAGATCGTGGGCTCGGCCGGCCTTCTCCAGGGAGACCACGTGCACGGCACGGCTTCCATCGTTCGGGGAACCGAGCTCCGGCCCCTGCCCGTCGAGCCGCCGGTGCCGACGGTGCGCGAGGTGTTGCGCGACTTTCTCGGAGTCGTCGGCGAGGGAAAGCGCGTGCCCATCCCGCTCGAGGACGGGCTCAGGGCCGTCGCCGTGGCCGAAGCGTGCTATCTCGCCTTCCGGGCCGGCGAAACCGTTCCGGTCCCTCCGATCGTTTGA
- a CDS encoding antitoxin has translation MKTINASEFKARCLEILDRVAAGEGPVLIRKRGRPVAELVPPRQVRPQDALHGTVHIHGDVVSPVLPPDAWEAEAGRKPR, from the coding sequence GTGAAGACCATCAACGCTTCGGAATTCAAGGCGCGCTGTCTCGAAATCCTGGATCGGGTAGCCGCGGGGGAGGGACCCGTTCTCATTCGGAAAAGGGGACGCCCCGTCGCCGAACTCGTACCCCCGAGGCAGGTACGGCCCCAGGACGCCTTGCACGGCACGGTCCACATCCACGGGGACGTGGTGAGCCCCGTGCTTCCGCCCGACGCATGGGAAGCCGAAGCCGGCAGAAAACCCCGGTGA
- a CDS encoding BMP family ABC transporter substrate-binding protein → MVRRLALLGLALLAACTRTQEEPRDRERPFRVALLTPGPVSDAGWNALAYEGLLRIRDELGAEVSQMETKTPAEFEEGFRAYAKQGYQLVFGHGFEFQEAAATVAAEFPDTVFITTSGNTVRKNVAPIRFLLEEATYLEGMLAALMSRTGKAGVVGGIEIPSVKSTVLAFEAGAKAVDPDFEVPKSYIGNWEDVGAAKEAALALVEQGADFLFHNADAAGLGVFQAAQEKQVYAFGANKDQSDVAPDVVLASAVADIPTAFVQVAREVLEGRFVGRVEKKGMKDGVVSLVYNPRLEHKIPPEVRARVEEARQRIVAGELRVPTVEF, encoded by the coding sequence ATGGTGCGGCGTCTTGCTCTCCTCGGCCTTGCCCTCCTTGCCGCCTGCACGCGCACGCAGGAAGAGCCCCGGGACCGCGAGCGGCCGTTCCGGGTCGCGCTTCTCACGCCGGGCCCCGTGAGCGACGCGGGCTGGAATGCGCTCGCGTACGAGGGTCTTCTCCGCATCCGCGACGAGCTCGGGGCGGAGGTGAGCCAGATGGAAACGAAGACACCGGCCGAGTTCGAGGAGGGCTTCCGCGCGTACGCGAAGCAGGGCTACCAGCTCGTTTTCGGTCACGGTTTCGAGTTCCAGGAAGCTGCCGCCACCGTGGCAGCCGAGTTCCCGGACACGGTCTTTATCACCACCTCGGGCAACACGGTGCGCAAGAACGTGGCCCCTATCCGCTTCCTTCTCGAGGAGGCCACCTACCTCGAGGGCATGCTCGCCGCTCTCATGTCCAGGACGGGCAAAGCCGGCGTCGTGGGCGGCATCGAGATTCCGTCCGTGAAAAGTACCGTCCTTGCCTTCGAGGCCGGAGCGAAAGCCGTGGACCCCGATTTCGAGGTCCCGAAGTCCTACATCGGGAACTGGGAAGACGTGGGAGCCGCGAAGGAGGCAGCGCTGGCGCTGGTCGAGCAGGGTGCGGACTTTCTTTTCCACAACGCGGACGCAGCCGGGCTCGGAGTCTTTCAGGCGGCGCAGGAAAAGCAGGTCTACGCGTTCGGGGCGAACAAGGACCAGAGCGACGTGGCCCCGGACGTGGTTCTCGCGAGCGCCGTCGCCGACATCCCGACGGCCTTCGTGCAGGTGGCTCGCGAAGTCCTGGAGGGCCGGTTCGTGGGCCGCGTCGAGAAAAAGGGCATGAAGGACGGCGTCGTCTCGCTCGTCTACAATCCCCGGCTCGAGCACAAGATCCCGCCCGAAGTCCGCGCCCGCGTCGAGGAAGCACGCCAGAGGATCGTGGCCGGCGAACTGCGAGTCCCCACGGTCGAGTTCTGA